The proteins below are encoded in one region of Rhododendron vialii isolate Sample 1 chromosome 7a, ASM3025357v1:
- the LOC131332408 gene encoding probable glutathione peroxidase 8 translates to MEVQSKKDPESVYDFIVKDAKGSDVDLSIYKSKVLLIVNVASKCGMTNSNYTELNQLYEKYKDQGLEILAFPCNQFGEEEPGSNDQILEFVCTRFKSEFPVFDKIEANGENAAPLYKFLKLGKWGIIGDDIQWNFAKFLVDKNGQAVDRYYPTTSPLTIERDIQKLLGIL, encoded by the exons ATGGAGGTCCAGTCGAAGAAGGACCCAGAATCTGTGTACGACTTCATTGTCAAg GATGCCAAGGGAAGTGATGTAGATCTGAGCATTTACAAGAGCAAAGTCTTACTTATAGTGAATGTTGCTTCTAAATG TGGAATGACCAATTCAAACTACACCGAACTGAATCAGCTATATGAGAAGTACAAAGATCAAG GCCTGGAAATATTAGCATTTCCATGCAATCAGTTTGGTGAGGAAGAACCAGGAAGCAACGATCAGATCTTAGAGTTTGTCTGCACTCGTTTCAAATCAGAATTTCCTGTTTTCGATAAG ATTGAAGCGAATGGTGAAAATGCAGCTCCGCTATACAAGTTCTTGAAATTAGGGAAATGGGGAATTATTGGAGATGATATTCAGTGGAACTTTGCTAAGTTTCTTGTCGACAAGAATGGGCAGGCTGTTGACCGCTATTACCCCACGACCTCACCTCTTACCATTGAG AGAGACATACAGAAGCTACTGGGAATTTTGTAG